AAAAGTAAGCTGGAGAAAAGAGACGTAGCCGTTTATTTGGATAAGATACTCAATTATAGCCGGCAAAACGGTGCGGTTTTAAAATCGTATATGCTAAAAACAGCGCCGGCGAAAAAAACAATCCAGGAATTGAAAAAGATATCAACCAAGGATTGGTAGTTCGTTGTGTTAGTTCATTGGTTCACTGGTTCATTGGTGTCGCTTTATTACTTATCTGCTGGTTCATTGTGTTAGTCCAATGGTTCAAACTGCGGTAGCGATTCTGTTTTAAATAGTTGATTTTTAGCCATTGTTACCAACTGACTGTTTTATTTTTTTTTGATAAAATAGCTCTTACGCACCTTCCTCTTTATTAACATACTTTGAAGTTAACATGCTTTGAAGTGGATTGGTGAAATTCGATCCAATTCGTGAAATTCGTGTGAATCAATTCGTGTGAATCAAAAAAGCCGCCCCTCAAAATTTAGGGCGGCTTTAGTTTTTAGTTAGCCTTGGCGAGACAATAGTAAAAACGTTAATTCTTTTTTGTTAATTGATATTATGTTTGATTGTTGGTTGTTTAATTTCCTTTTTTTTATACGATAATTCGTGAACACCTCCTTTCGTATAAGAACTTAAAAGCTTATTAGCGAAATTCGACCGAATTCGTGAAATTAGTGTAAATCAAATCGCGTAATTACAATTCTTCATCGTGCTGGCTAATATCCAAACCTGCTAATTCCTCTTCAGGTGTAACACGTAATGTACTTATCATGTCGGTTATTTTTAACAGTAATAATGAGCCAAAGAAAGCAAAGGCCGATACGCCAACTAAAGTTACCAGGTGAAGGAAAAACAAATGGGTTTCGCCATAAAATAAGCCATTACCTGTAGTGTTGGCGCTATTTACATTTTGATGCGCAAATACACCGGTTAGCAGCATACCAACCATGCCGCCTACGCCATGGCAGGGGAATACATCGAGTGTATCGTCAATGCTGGTTTTGCTTCTCCAGATAACTACAAGGTTACTTACTACAGCTGCAACAATACCAATTATTAATGAGTGGGGAATGGTTACAAAGCCAGCTGCAGGCGTAATAGCAACCAGGCCAACTACGGCACCAATACAGGCACCCAGTACACCCGGCTTTTTGCCGCGCAGGATATCAAAAAACATCCAGGCCATTGCTGCTGCAGCAGATGCTGTTGTTGTTGTAGCCAAAGCGGTAGCTGCAAGCGTACCCGAACCTAAAGCAGAGCCGGCGTTAAAGCCAAACCAGCCAAACCATAATAAACCTGTACCCAATAACACGTAGCTGATGCGGGCAGGATTATGCGATGTTTCGTTGCGGCCTTTTAAATATAATGCCGACGCAAGGGCTGCCCAGCCGGCGCTCATGTGTACAACAGTGCCCCCGGCAAAATCAAGCACGCCTTTGCCAAACAAGAAACCGTCAGGGTGCCAGGTAGAGTGGGCCAAAGGCGCATATATAAATACCATGAACAGGCAAAGGAAAATAACGTATGAGTTAAAGCGGATACGCTCGGCAAATGCGCCGGTAATAAGGGCCGGGGTAATAACCGCGAATTTTAACTGGAACATAGCAAACAATACCAGCGGAATAGTGGGTGCAAGTTTCCAGGTAGCGTTGCCCAATGTGCCCTTCATCATAAAAAAGGTGCGCGGATCGCCAACGAAACCGCCAATGGTATCGCCAAATGCAAGGCTAAAGCCAAAAATAACCCAGATAACGGTGATAACGCCCATACAAACAAAGCTTTGCAGCATGGTTGATAGTACGTTTTTTTTGCTTACCATACCGCCATAAAAAAAGGCAAGTCCGGGTGTCATGATCAATACAAGGGCTGTACTAACCAATAGCCAGGCAGTATCGCCGGTATCAATTTTGCTGTCTTTAACGGTTGTTAATGTAACCGAAGGAAATATAAGGGCAAGTACTATAATAAGTAGCAGTATGCCAAATGGTATGAATTTTTTCATGCTTAGGGTTTTAGGGAATAGTTAATAAAAAGCTGATAGCTTAATGCCTAAAGCAAAAAGCCAGGTTTTCAAAAAGCCCGGTTTATAAAATATTGATGGTGACTACAATAACTGACTTTATTGCAATGACAACCAATTGCTAACGCCTGGCCCTTATGTGAGCATGCATAACGCTGTATAAACGAGGTTGGTTAATACTTTTAGTTTAATGACGGGTGAAGAAACTGCCCGGTACCCAATCAAAATACCGGGCAGTTCAACAACTGTACCTGCAGGCACCCAATCAAAATGCCTGTAAGTATTTAAACTAAGTTTTAAAAAACAATAAACACGGTTGTGTAATCAGCACAGCCGCATGAAATTGTTTAACTATTACCAAAAAGCGTGGAACGGAAAAAGAATGAGTTTGCGGAACCGCGATAGCTCGCTTGTACCCCTGCCGCAAATAAAATTGAGATACTTTACGTGTATGGTGTAAAAATTGGGGCTTGTGTAAAGGAATGGCAGCGAATGCGAACCCCGATGCTGCTGGAGATTTATAATTTGTACCGGTACGTTGTTAAGGCTGTAATCATAGCTGTAAGGACTATGATGGTTGGTTGTGGCCGATACGGAGGTTTTTTTATCGTCTTTATGGCTGGCATGATACAATCCTCCCCTTGCCGAGGCTGAAAACCCGGAAAACAAAAGGAAAATTACCGCAGTAAACCGATAAAGGCTGTTGAACATGTCTAAAAGTAGTAAAAAAATAAAATAATTGCGTTTTTTTTACAAGTTTTTTAACTTTTTGTGCATTTATGTGAAAAATATGTATAGATATTGTTTTTTTAATTCACTGAATACAGGAAAAAGCGCGTGATAACGTGGCCTTTGCAAGAAATAATCGCCGAAAATAAAATTTTACAAGTTTTTTATTAAGCGGTAGGTTTTGATCGGATTTGTTTAATTTATAGATGTATTATTGAGGTTTTGTAAAATATAACGTCTTTGAAATCGTTATTTATGTATAAATAATTCTTTGAAAGATGCAATCGGCCAAATTTAGTTTGTACAAAGCCGAGTGGCTCGACTTTGTATTTGATCATCGTAACAAAGTGTACGGTGCCTACGAATTAAGGCAGCATTATGGGCGTACTTTGGCAAAAGCACTGGCCATTACTTTGGCCGGTGTGGCTGTTTTTGTAGTGCTAAGCCTGATTTTTAAACCAAAATCGCCCGATAATTTAAAAATAACCCTTGTTGATTTAACCCCGCAGCTTGTAAAACCTGCTGCGCCATTGAAACCAGCCGAACCGGTAAAGCCGGCTGAACCACCAAAACCAGTAGCGCCGGTTAAAGCAACGCAAAAGGTATCAACCACCAGGTTTGTTACCCCGGTGGTTGTGAGTACCGAGCCAACTGTTGAGCCGCCGGTAATTAGTAAAATTCAAGGTGCTATTGGTAATGCTGATGTTAAGGTTGCAGGTGGCGAAAATGTTGAAAACGTACTTGATGTAGCTGATAAGTCGGGCGCCAGGGATGGTACCGGTACAAAGCCGGTGGTTGTTCCTGTAGTGGATAATACCATACATGATTTTAACGCTCTTGAGGCTATGCCCGAACCTGCCGGCGGCGCAGTAGCGTGGAGCAGCTTTTTGCAGAAAAACCTGCGGTTTCCTGTTGTGGCGCAGGAACAAGGTGTATCCGGGCGGGTGATCATGAGTTTTGTTATCGAAAAAGATGGTCGCTTATCAAACATAACAGTTGAGCGCGGCGTAGGGTTTGGGCTTGATGATGAGGCGTTGCGGGTACTTAAACTGGCTAAGCCCTGGAAACCGGGCATGCAGAACGGCCAGCCGGTGCGTGTTAAATATGTAATACCAATTAAGTTTCAATTGGCCGAGAGTAATTAGTTGTGAGTCTTTAGGTTGCCGGGCCCCGTATTATGATGGGCAGGAGTGGGCGATTGGCCCCGCACAACGCGGGGCCTTTTGCTATCCCAATACGAAGGTTTTTGCCATCTCGCGGAATTTTATTTGGTAAATATCGATTAAATCAAAATAAAATATACTATTTGTTTTGATTTGTCGTTATTTTTAGAATAAAATTCTTTAAACTATGTCAGCAACAAAATTTAATTTGTACAATGCCGAGTGGCTCGACCTTGTATTTGATCATCGTAACAAAACCTACGGTGCTTACGAACTGCGGCAGCATTATAGCCGTACCATGGGTAAAGCCATGGCGTTAACCTTTGCCGCCATTACAGTTTGGGTGGTGGCAAGTGTGGCATTAAGGCATAAAGTTGATACAATAGTGGTTCATGAGTATCCAATGCCGCTGCCTTTGCCACCGCCAACAACGGAAAAAGAGCACAAAATTTTGCCCCCAAAATCGGAGGATCTGCCTCAACCCAAAACACTTTCAAAAACACTGCGCTTTCCGCCGCCTGTTGTGGTGCCGGCCGAGCAAACGGTCGACCCGCATACCGTCGCCGATCTTCAAAAGTCAACCATAGCCAGTACCGATCATAGTGGTGAAGATGTACCCGAAAATATTTTGGAGACGTCTGGCGCAAAAGGGGGCGCTGGTGCGGCTAACCCTATTACCGAGGATGAAAAGGTAAGGCCTTTTACTGAGGTAGAAGTATTACCACAGCCCGATGGCGGAATGGCCGGTTGGGCCAGGTTTTTACAAAACAACCTGCGGTACCCGGCTTTGGCGCGCGAAAACAATATATCGGGCAAAGTTTACATCAGCTTTATTGTTGAAAAAGATGGCCAGTTATCAAATATAACGGTAAGTCGCGGCCTGGGTTACGGTTTAGATGAGGAGTCGGTGCGCGTGTTAAAACTGGCCAAACCATGGAAGCCTGGCATCCAGAATGGACACCCGGTTCGCGTAGCTTACAGCATTCCGTTTGCTTTTCAGCTGGCAGATGAGAATTAGTGATGGGTTGGGTTGGGGGGACCGGGTTCGGGTTGCGTGTTACAAGGTTGGGGATGTCAGGGCCGGGTTACGGGTTGCGAGGACAAGCTAAAAGGTTCGGGTTGCGGGTTGCTAGGTTCGGGCAGAATAGGAGCCAGGCAAATTAATTGATGCGCCTTACCCGAACCTCGTAACACGCAACCCGAGCCTCGCAAATCGTAACACGCAACCCATAAGAAAATGAAATTTTGATGAAATTTATTTTTTTGACAATATGATATTTTTTCATGTTTTGTAAAATATAATAAATGCCTATTCGTTATAATGGAAATTTAATTCTTTAAAATATGCCTATCACGAAATTTGATTTGTACAATGCCGAGTGGCTCGACCTTGTATTTGACCATCGTAACAAAGAATACGGAGCTTATGAATTAAGACAACACTATGGCCGAACCATGAGTAAGGCAATGGGTTTAACTTTTGCAGGTATCGCGGTTATCATAGTATCGACCTTTGTTTTTAAAGGCAAACCTGCGGCAATGGTTAAAATGACTCCTGTTGATCTGACTACCGTTCTGATTCAACCCCCGGTTGCGCCGCCAAAAAAGGCCGAACCTCCAAAATCTACCGAACCACCTAAGCCTGTTGAGCCGGTAAAAACAGTTGCAAGCCTGCCACCCGTTGTGGTACCTAATGATCCCATTGTGCAACCGCATACTAATGCCGAATTGATGGCAAGTACAATTGGAGCCACAGATAGTAAAGGAGCTGATAAACCTGGCAATGCCATGGATGTTAATACAAATAAGGGCACAACAGGTACCGGCCCTGCGGTTGATAATGCCATACATGATATGGATGGCACCCTTGAAGCAATGCCCGAACCGGTAGGTGGTGCAGCGGCGTGGAGTAAATTTTTGCAAAAGAATTTGAGGTTTCCGGCGGTAGCGCAGGAGCAGGGTGTATCTGGCAGAGTGTTGATGAGTTTTGTGATAGAAAAAGATGGCTCGCTGTCAAATATAAAGGTTGAACGTGGGGCCGGTTACGGGTTTGATGAAGAAGCCGCCCGGGTACTAAAGCTGGCGAAGGCCTGGAAACCCGGCATGCAAAACGGCCAGCCCGTGCGGGTTAAATATGTAATACCAATGAATTTTCAATTAGCCGAATAGTGAGTGGTGAGTAGTGAATGTTGAGCAGTGAGTTGAGTCAATGGTGAGTAATGAGTGAGCAGTGTGTGTAGAATGGTGATTGTGTTTGGCCTCCGGAGCTTGTCCGGGGGCTTTTTTTAGCCAATATTGCCCGCTATCCGGTTGTAAATGCTGGAAAATATTACATTCCGGGCTTTGCCCAGGCGCATTCTTTTGGCGGTGCGTATTTCTTTATACCCCTTTTCATACAAAAAGTTTACAGCATTGCTGTTATTTTTAGGGAATGCAATTTTATCATTGGTGCGTAAATGTAGTTTCATCAGCTCAATACCTGCGCACGCGGTGTTGGCAATTATCAAACCCTCGCCAAGGCCTGGCAAATAGTAGCCTTCAATGGTATCATCGTTGCAGTATATCAATCCTGTTTCAACATGATCGCGGAGTAGTGGCTCCCTGTTTTCCTGCGAGTTTGTTTGGTCGATAGCCAGAATTTGTTGCAGGAATTTTTCCTGGTACGTTTTGATATTTGTTGTGGGTAATCCTGGTAGTTGTATCTGTATATCTTTAAAGAACAGGTATTCTGTTTCGGTGATAAAACCGGCTTTTTCATAAACAGGCGCACCCATCGCGGTAGCAATTAAATTGATGGTTTGGCAACGATGTTGGTGGGCAATATCAACCAGGTTTTGTGTAATGTAAAAGCCAATACCTTTGCTTCTGTGTTCGGGGTGTACAATGATGTGGCCCAGCCATGCTACATCGGCGTGTATGATGGCCGCGCCGATGCCGGCTATGGCGTCATTAATAACTACTTTAATCGGAAAGCAGAAAGGCGAGTCAACATAAAAGTAAAAATTAGGCACAATATCGGGCCAGTCGGCTGGTTGTAACTGATTAAGCAGGCCGATGTCTGGTTGAGTAAATATTGAGGTTTCCATACAGGGGAAGAATATTAGTAACTACAACACCTTCCGGAAGCAGATGCTATCCGGCAAATCAACATATGGCCCATATTGAGGAATGGGTAAGTAGCCTGATTTTGGATACAAACTCAACGCCTCCACTTGCTTTTTGCCGGTTTCAAGCACGGTGTATTTGTAGCCTAAGCTATGCGCCCAGGTTTCCAGTTCATTTAAAATCAATTTGCTTATACCATTGCCGCGTGCGTTGGGGTGTACAAACATCCGTTTTACTTCCACCGCGTCAGCATCGTATAATTTAAAGCAGCCGCACCCGGCAGGTTGATTATTAAGATAAGCTACCACCACGGTATCATTTTTTTCGATCACGTTGTGCTGGTCGTAAATGTCCATCATGTCGCCATTTCGGTTGCGCAAATCAGCATCAAGTTGGGTTACCAGCGTGCGGAAATCGGGATTGTTGCTGGTGGTGCGGGTGATACGGAGAGTGTTCATGTTGTAAAAATAACAGAAGATACAGAAAAGTTGGATTTGAGGTAAGATAATTTTAAGGAATGGAATTTTATCAGCTTTGAATTGCGGAAACCACGCATTTTAATAAAGTAATAAATGCGTTAATCAAACCTTTTTGATAATACATTGTCGTACTTACAAATTAACTTTATATGAAAAAAATAATTTTCGCCGTAATGGCACTGTTAAGCTTTTTTAGCTTTAAGGCAGCCGATGCCCAGGTAAGTGTAAGTCTTGGTATCAACATCGGAAGTCAGCCAGCATGGGGGCCCGTTGGTTACGATTATGCCCGTTACTATTATATGCCCGATATTGATGTATATTACTCCGTGCCAACACATCAGTATGTTTACTACCAAAACAATGCCTGGATAAAGGCAAGTGTACTACCCGGCAGATACGGTAATTTTGATCCTTATCAAAGCTACAAAGTTGTAATAAACGAAAGGGACCCGTGGTTAAGGAACAACGTTTACCGTACAAAGTACGCCACTTACAAGGGCCGTCATGACCAGGTTATTATCCGCGATAGCCGTGACGAAAAATATCGTGACCATTGGGATAATGGAAAGCACAAGGGTTGGGACAAGCAAAAATATAAGAAGCAAAAGAATGAAGGGGGCGATGATGACCATGGTAATGGACACGGCAAGGGGCATGGCCATAAAGACAAAGATTAATTGCCTGTTTTTTAATAAAGCTTATTTTTTACCAAAAATTAAACTATTTTACCAATAGTAAAAATGTCAATTATTTAGTGTATGTTTGCAACTTATTAATATACAATATAATGCAACAAGGAACAGTAAAATTTTTTAATGACGAAAAAGGTTTCGGATTTATTACCCCGGCAAATGGCGGAAGCGAAATTTTCGTACACTCATCTGGTTTAATTGACAACATTCGCGAGAATAACTCAGTTAGCTATGACGTAGAAGAAGGTCGTAAAGGCCCAAATGCAGTAAATGTTAAAATAGTTTAATACTCTATATAATCATTTGTAAAGCCCGTTCCTGCAAAGGAGCGGGCTTTTTTTTGGGCTTTGGTCGTGGCATCGTTTTCTATCGTTTACGTAAATCAATTTTGACTATTAACTTTTGAATTTATAAAATCAATTTCTCCATTCTCTTGTTAAACAAGCAGTAAAAGCCGCCGTTGTGGTTGCTGAATGCAAAAACAAATGAATTATGACGGCTTGGTTTTTTAAAAATAGGTGGCGAAAAACAGCGACAATAGGTGTGGCCATATTGGCCGTTATCCTGATCGCGGTGGTGCTTTTTTTAAATAGTTTTTTAAGCAGAACCCTCTCGTCGAAATTTAAAGAGGCTGTGCTTAAAGGCACCGACAGCCTGTACCGGGTAAATTTTAGCAAACTTGATCTGAACGTATTTAATGGCAGCGCCGTATTGCACGATATCACCTTTACCCCCGATACCGCTATATCCCACAGGCTGCAACAGTCTGGCAATGCCCCCGGTCATTTACTGGAACTAAAAGTAAAGCGACTGGAAGTTTCGGACGCGCATCCCTTAGATATCTGGCTGCATAAAAAGATAGAAGTAGCATTGATCGACCTCAACAATCCAGAAATATACATCAGCAAAAACGAATATAAGCATCAGCCCAAAAAGCCTGCAGACAAGCGCACCCTTTATCAAAAGATTTCTGCAAGTTTTAAGCTGATCCATGTAGACGATATCCGCCTGGGCGGTATCAGCTTTACCTACCGGGATAAATCGGGCCCGAAGCCATCCGTCCATGTATTAAAAGAGGTGGATATACACGCTACCGGCCTTCTTATTGATTCCACAACGCAGGCAGATACCACCCGAACGCTTTATTGCCGTGATATTGTTGCCCGTCTTAAGCATTATACGGGTAAATCGGCAAACGGGCTGTATACCTATAAAATAAATTCAATGAAGCTGTCCACCAAAACCTCGCGGCTTGATATTGCCGGGGTAGATGTACAGCCGCTTGCCCTGAGTGAATACCTGGCCAAAAGCCGAACCGACCGTTTTGGCCTGCACCTGGATGCCATTATACTGCACCATTTTAACTACCGGAACTATAGCCGGGGCCAAAGTTTGGATGTAAACCGAATGGTGCTAAGCAGGGGCGAGTTCAGCATGTTCAGCAACCCCAACGGGCCGCTTAAAACTGCCGATAGGTTAGTCACTTTTCCTAACTGGGCTATTCGCCGGTTAAAAATGGGGCTGCAGATTGATACCCTTGATATTAAAAACCTTGATGTAAATTACAGCGAATTCAAGAAAGATAAATCGCACAAAACCGGTACCGTAAAGTTTAACGCTGTAACAGGCAGGTTTCTTAACCTTACCAATAAAACAGCCCTGTTGCAAAAACAGCCCCTGGCTACTGTAAGCCTTAGCACATTGTTTATGGGCACGGGCAGGTTAAACCTAAGCTTTGGCTTTAACCTTGCCGATGCCGGCTATAGTTACAGCTACAAAGGCCACATGGGCGCCATGGAACTGGCCGATGTTAATACCGCTGTAATGCCGCTTGGGTTGGTGCGCTTTACATCCGGCAGTGTAACCAGTCTTGACTTTAATATCCACGGCAATCAGCATTTATCTACGGGCAAGGTTACACTTTTATATAACAACCTAAAGGTTGATGTGCTGAAACCCGACGAACAAAAAGGTTACGCCACAAAAGGAATCAAATCGCTATTGGCAAATGCACTGATACTTAAAAGCGATAACCCCGATAACGACAAAACTATACCCCGCGTGGCCGATGTCGCTTTTATTCGGCCCAAAAACTTTCCTTACTTTAAAACCATCTGGCTTACCCTGCTCGGCGGTCTTAAAGGCTGTGCCGGCATAGGAAAGGCCGACGAAAAGGCAAAAAATCAGCCGCTTACCCAAAACGAACAAAAAGAAAAGGCCGAAGCGCTGAAAAAGGCGCAGGAAAAAAAGGATAAAGAAGACCAAAAATTTAAAGAGAAGCTGCAAGGTAAAGAAAAATCAAGTTGATAAACGCCAGATTGGTAGCGTTTGGCCTGATGGAGGAGCGCCTATTTTAATAATTATGTGGAAACATAAATACTTCAAACCTGTTCTTAACGTTAAATTGTTTAATTTGCTATTTACTTTTTTGCTACTAACTTTTTGTAACCCTGCCATTAAGCTAATTTTGCTGCCACAGCGCATAGGCCATTTTTTTGGGAGCCTGGTTACCGGTAAGCCAATTAAAGGTGGCTTGATTTTTTTTCTTTTATTTTCGTTACACGCGGCTGCACAGCAAACAGATACCGCGAAAGTAAGCCGTACTACTACAGTAAGTGGCCGCATTGTGGATGATGCTTCGGGTTTGCCACTGGCTTACATTAGCATTGCTTTTAATGGCAGTAGTTTTGGTACCACCTCCAATCAACAGGGTAATTTTCTGCTAAAGGCGCCGGGCGCTTTTACCCTGGTTACGTTTTCGTACGTGGGTTATCAGTCGGTTACCAGGGCTGTAAAGCCGGGACAGGCCACCAATTTGCAAATACGGATGCACAGCCGCCAAACCGAGCTAAAGGAGGTGGCCATTAAATCGGGTAGAAAGCAGCGTTACCGCAATAAGGACAATCCCGCGGTCGAACTCATTCAGCAGGTGATAGACCATAAGGATCAAAACCGGATGGAAAGCTCCGATTACCTACAGTATGACCAGTACGAGCGCATCGGCATGTCTCTTTTTCACCTGTCGCCAAAGCTTATCAATGGCAAGTTTTTTGGCAAGTATAAGTTCATGATTGATACTACACTGCAAATAAACGGGCAAAAGGAAACTTCCCTGCCGGTTTATTTTAGCGAGAAGCTATTTCAAAACTATTACCGTAAAAGCCCGCCCAAATCCATTAGGGTTTTAACTGCCCAAAAAGAAGTTAATATTATAAAATTTACTGATACTGTTGGGCTGGCTATTTACTTTAACCGCCTGTACGGCAATAATATTGATATTTACGAAAATAATATATTTATAATTGCCAACCAGTTCCTGAGCCCCATTGCCAACCATTCGCCGCAGTATTACAAATTTTTTATTACCGACACCATCCAAACCGAAAAAGGCAAACTTATCGAGCTCAGCTTTATGCCACGCAATAAAGGCGATCTCCTTTTTGAAGGCCGTATCCTGATCACGATGGATGGGCGTTACGCCGTAGAATCATGCGAACTGAATGTTAACAAGCAAATTAATATCAACTTTATGCGCAGCCTCAAAATCAATCTTGATTTTGAACCGCACGCCGATGGACGCTATTACCTTAAAAAGAGTGATGTGGTGGCCGACTTTGGCATCCTGAAAAATAAAGGCACCGCCGTATATGGCCGGCGTACCGTGAGTTATGATAACTACAAGCTAAATCAGCCGCAGACAGCGTTGTTTTACGAAGGTAAAAGCGA
The genomic region above belongs to Mucilaginibacter sp. KACC 22773 and contains:
- a CDS encoding DUF5686 and carboxypeptidase-like regulatory domain-containing protein — its product is MWKHKYFKPVLNVKLFNLLFTFLLLTFCNPAIKLILLPQRIGHFFGSLVTGKPIKGGLIFFLLFSLHAAAQQTDTAKVSRTTTVSGRIVDDASGLPLAYISIAFNGSSFGTTSNQQGNFLLKAPGAFTLVTFSYVGYQSVTRAVKPGQATNLQIRMHSRQTELKEVAIKSGRKQRYRNKDNPAVELIQQVIDHKDQNRMESSDYLQYDQYERIGMSLFHLSPKLINGKFFGKYKFMIDTTLQINGQKETSLPVYFSEKLFQNYYRKSPPKSIRVLTAQKEVNIIKFTDTVGLAIYFNRLYGNNIDIYENNIFIIANQFLSPIANHSPQYYKFFITDTIQTEKGKLIELSFMPRNKGDLLFEGRILITMDGRYAVESCELNVNKQININFMRSLKINLDFEPHADGRYYLKKSDVVADFGILKNKGTAVYGRRTVSYDNYKLNQPQTALFYEGKSEQTAENSNKPDTVYWAQHRTDSLTAQQAHLYANINRLEGMPSFKKLTWIAGTLTSGFAAVGPTQLGPIGSFFAYDNQEGARFQVGGRTTPQLSRFIFLEGYTAYGIKDEKAKYNLVTYFSLNKTAPYVYPNDYFKISYRYDVDLPGQSFAVSSQQAALTSFHTGTTNYWLYNRIFTVAYVKDFENHFSYNLAFRNWNQRPAGTLLFQSNNDNSLINSLTTSEVALGLRYAPHEQIIQGPRERHTIYSKYPIFNLQINHGFAGLLNGAYDYNNISANIYKRFYLSQLGYTDVTLLGALITGKVPFPLLNIPSANQSLRYNPDGYNNMNYLEFVTDHYAGINITHAFNGFFLNKIPLIEHLKWREFISFKAIYGGLRNENNPLYSANLYNLPPALGNANGTYPLGSTPYVEAGVGIGNIFKLLRVDVIKRFNYLDHPGVNQYGIKFSINPDF
- a CDS encoding cold-shock protein yields the protein MQQGTVKFFNDEKGFGFITPANGGSEIFVHSSGLIDNIRENNSVSYDVEEGRKGPNAVNVKIV
- a CDS encoding cell envelope integrity protein TolA, which produces MTAWFFKNRWRKTATIGVAILAVILIAVVLFLNSFLSRTLSSKFKEAVLKGTDSLYRVNFSKLDLNVFNGSAVLHDITFTPDTAISHRLQQSGNAPGHLLELKVKRLEVSDAHPLDIWLHKKIEVALIDLNNPEIYISKNEYKHQPKKPADKRTLYQKISASFKLIHVDDIRLGGISFTYRDKSGPKPSVHVLKEVDIHATGLLIDSTTQADTTRTLYCRDIVARLKHYTGKSANGLYTYKINSMKLSTKTSRLDIAGVDVQPLALSEYLAKSRTDRFGLHLDAIILHHFNYRNYSRGQSLDVNRMVLSRGEFSMFSNPNGPLKTADRLVTFPNWAIRRLKMGLQIDTLDIKNLDVNYSEFKKDKSHKTGTVKFNAVTGRFLNLTNKTALLQKQPLATVSLSTLFMGTGRLNLSFGFNLADAGYSYSYKGHMGAMELADVNTAVMPLGLVRFTSGSVTSLDFNIHGNQHLSTGKVTLLYNNLKVDVLKPDEQKGYATKGIKSLLANALILKSDNPDNDKTIPRVADVAFIRPKNFPYFKTIWLTLLGGLKGCAGIGKADEKAKNQPLTQNEQKEKAEALKKAQEKKDKEDQKFKEKLQGKEKSS
- a CDS encoding energy transducer TonB — translated: MQSAKFSLYKAEWLDFVFDHRNKVYGAYELRQHYGRTLAKALAITLAGVAVFVVLSLIFKPKSPDNLKITLVDLTPQLVKPAAPLKPAEPVKPAEPPKPVAPVKATQKVSTTRFVTPVVVSTEPTVEPPVISKIQGAIGNADVKVAGGENVENVLDVADKSGARDGTGTKPVVVPVVDNTIHDFNALEAMPEPAGGAVAWSSFLQKNLRFPVVAQEQGVSGRVIMSFVIEKDGRLSNITVERGVGFGLDDEALRVLKLAKPWKPGMQNGQPVRVKYVIPIKFQLAESN
- a CDS encoding GNAT family N-acetyltransferase translates to METSIFTQPDIGLLNQLQPADWPDIVPNFYFYVDSPFCFPIKVVINDAIAGIGAAIIHADVAWLGHIIVHPEHRSKGIGFYITQNLVDIAHQHRCQTINLIATAMGAPVYEKAGFITETEYLFFKDIQIQLPGLPTTNIKTYQEKFLQQILAIDQTNSQENREPLLRDHVETGLIYCNDDTIEGYYLPGLGEGLIIANTACAGIELMKLHLRTNDKIAFPKNNSNAVNFLYEKGYKEIRTAKRMRLGKARNVIFSSIYNRIAGNIG
- a CDS encoding ammonium transporter: MKKFIPFGILLLIIVLALIFPSVTLTTVKDSKIDTGDTAWLLVSTALVLIMTPGLAFFYGGMVSKKNVLSTMLQSFVCMGVITVIWVIFGFSLAFGDTIGGFVGDPRTFFMMKGTLGNATWKLAPTIPLVLFAMFQLKFAVITPALITGAFAERIRFNSYVIFLCLFMVFIYAPLAHSTWHPDGFLFGKGVLDFAGGTVVHMSAGWAALASALYLKGRNETSHNPARISYVLLGTGLLWFGWFGFNAGSALGSGTLAATALATTTTASAAAAMAWMFFDILRGKKPGVLGACIGAVVGLVAITPAAGFVTIPHSLIIGIVAAVVSNLVVIWRSKTSIDDTLDVFPCHGVGGMVGMLLTGVFAHQNVNSANTTGNGLFYGETHLFFLHLVTLVGVSAFAFFGSLLLLKITDMISTLRVTPEEELAGLDISQHDEEL
- a CDS encoding energy transducer TonB; translation: MPITKFDLYNAEWLDLVFDHRNKEYGAYELRQHYGRTMSKAMGLTFAGIAVIIVSTFVFKGKPAAMVKMTPVDLTTVLIQPPVAPPKKAEPPKSTEPPKPVEPVKTVASLPPVVVPNDPIVQPHTNAELMASTIGATDSKGADKPGNAMDVNTNKGTTGTGPAVDNAIHDMDGTLEAMPEPVGGAAAWSKFLQKNLRFPAVAQEQGVSGRVLMSFVIEKDGSLSNIKVERGAGYGFDEEAARVLKLAKAWKPGMQNGQPVRVKYVIPMNFQLAE
- a CDS encoding energy transducer TonB, with product MSATKFNLYNAEWLDLVFDHRNKTYGAYELRQHYSRTMGKAMALTFAAITVWVVASVALRHKVDTIVVHEYPMPLPLPPPTTEKEHKILPPKSEDLPQPKTLSKTLRFPPPVVVPAEQTVDPHTVADLQKSTIASTDHSGEDVPENILETSGAKGGAGAANPITEDEKVRPFTEVEVLPQPDGGMAGWARFLQNNLRYPALARENNISGKVYISFIVEKDGQLSNITVSRGLGYGLDEESVRVLKLAKPWKPGIQNGHPVRVAYSIPFAFQLADEN
- a CDS encoding GNAT family N-acetyltransferase, which codes for MNTLRITRTTSNNPDFRTLVTQLDADLRNRNGDMMDIYDQHNVIEKNDTVVVAYLNNQPAGCGCFKLYDADAVEVKRMFVHPNARGNGISKLILNELETWAHSLGYKYTVLETGKKQVEALSLYPKSGYLPIPQYGPYVDLPDSICFRKVL